Proteins found in one Macaca nemestrina isolate mMacNem1 chromosome 4, mMacNem.hap1, whole genome shotgun sequence genomic segment:
- the LOC105472642 gene encoding G protein-activated inward rectifier potassium channel 2 isoform X4, protein MAKLTESMTNVLEGDSMDQDVESPVAIHQPKLPKQARDDLPRHISRDRTKRKIQRYVRKDGKCNVHHGNVRETYRYLTDIFTTLVDLKWRFNLLIFVMVYTVTWLFFGMIWWLIAYIRGDMDHIEDPSWTPCVTNLNGFVSAFLFSIETETTIGYGYRVITDKCPEGIILLLIQSVLGSIVNAFMVGCMFVKISQPKKRAETLVFSTHAVISMRDGKLCLMFRVGDLRNSHIVEASIRAKLIKSKQTSEGEFIPLNQTDINVGYYTGDDRLFLVSPLIISHEINQQSPFWEISKAQLPKEELEIVVILEGMVEATGLCNQWSHQ, encoded by the coding sequence CTAACGTCCTGGAGGGTGACTCCATGGATCAGGATGTCGAGAGCCCAGTGGCCATTCACCAGCCAAAGTTGCCTAAGCAGGCCAGGGATGACCTGCCGAGACACATCAGCCGAGACCGGACCAAAAGGAAAATCCAGAGGTATGTGAGGAAAGATGGAAAATGCAACGTTCATCATGGCAACGTGAGGGAGACCTATCGCTACCTGACTGATATCTTCACCACCTTAGTCGACCTGAAGTGGAGATTCAACCTGTTGATTTTCGTCATGGTTTACACAGTGACCTGGCTCTTTTTTGGAATGATCTGGTGGTTGATCGCATACATCCGGGGAGATATGGACCACATAGAGGACCCCTCCTGGACTCCTTGTGTTACCAACCTCAACGGGTTCGTCTCTGCCTTTTTATTCTCAATAGAGACAGAAACCACCATTGGTTATGGCTACCGGGTCATCACGGATAAATGCCCAGAGGGAATTATTCTCCTCTTAATCCAATCTGTGTTGGGGTCCATTGTCAATGCATTCATGGTGGGATGCATGTTTGTAAAAATCTCTCAACCCAAGAAGAGGGCAGAGACCCTGGTCTTTTCCACCCATGCAGTGATCTCCATGCGGGATGGGAAACTGTGCCTGATGTTCCGGGTAGGGGACCTTAGGAATTCCCACATTGTGGAGGCTTCCATCAGAGCCAAGTTGATCAAATCCAAACAGACCTCGGAGGGGGAGTTCATCCCGTTGAATCAGACGGATATCAACGTAGGGTATTACACGGGGGATGACCGTCTGTTTCTGGTGTCACCGCTGATCATTAGCCATGAAATTAATCAGCAGAGTCCTTTCTGGGAGATCTCCAAAGCCCAGCTGCCCAAAGAGGAACTGGAAATTGTGGTCATCCTAGAAGGAATGGTGGAAGCCACAG